The Flavobacteriales bacterium genomic interval ATGGGGGCGGTAGGCAGTAGACAATGGTCATTAGCTGCTACCTTCTAATGACCATTGTCTATTGACCAATCATTGTCAATTCTTACGACCTCTTTAATCTGTATTTCAGCCTTTCCTTCATCAGATACATGACCGGAATGATGACCAGGGTGAGGAAAGTGGCAAAGGTCAGACCGAAGATCACAGCCCATGACATAGGCCCCCAGAACACCACGTTGTCTCCACCGAAATAGATGTCGGGGTTAAAATCGGACAACAGGGTGAAGAAGTTGATGTTCATACCTGTGGCCAACGGGAACAATCCCATAACCGTTGTGATAGCGGTAAGCAATACCGGACGTAAACGTGTTTTTCCACCTTGTACGACACATTTCACCAATTCATCATACGGCAGGCGATCATCTTCGCCCAGACCAAGTTCCGCCTTTCTGCGCTCACGCAACAGGTTGGTATAGTCTATCAATACAATGGCATTGTTCACAACCACACCGGCCAGAGAAATGATACCGATCATGGTCATCATGATCACGAATTCCATCCGGAAGATCACCAGTCCGAGCAACACACCTGTAAGGCTGAATACCACAGAGGCAACAATGAGTACAGGGGTGGTGGCGGAATTGAACTGCGCCACAATGATCAGGAAGATCAGGAATACAGCGATGATCAGTGCTGATCCCAGGAAGGCCATTTCCTTGGCCTGTTCTTCCTGCTCACCGGTGAATTTATACTCTACTCCATCAGGAAGTTCGAAGTCATTCATCGCTTCCTTGATCTGGCCTACCACTTCCGTCGGGTTATAATTCTCCGTTACCGAAGAGAACACCGTTACTACCCTGCGGGAGTTCTTACGTTTAACAGCGCTATAGGTAGAACTTTTATGAACGCTTGCCACGGCTGAGATGGGTACTTGCTTGATCTTACCTGACGTCTGATCACGAAATGTGATCCGGGTGTTCATCAGAGCTTCTGCATCATAGCGGTAGCGATCATTAAAACGAATCTGGATGGGATATTCATCCTCACCTTGTTTGAACTGTGACACTTCGCTACCATAAAGAGCAGTTCGGATCGTGGACGCGATCTGGCCGGTTGAAAGGGATAAGCGTCTGGCTTTCGCCCGATCAATGTCTACGATCAACTCCGGCTTACCCAACTCGATATCAAGCTTCAGCTCATCAATACCTGGAATGTTTTTGCTTTCGATAAAGCTTTTGATGCGATCGCCTTCTGTCAGCAGTTGGTCGATATCATCCCCGGCAACCTCTATATTAATCGCTGCACCGGCAGGCGGACCAACATTGTCTTTTTCCACCCTGATCTTCACGCCCGGAATTTTGCCTTTTACCGCATTCCGAATATCTTCCATGACCACACCTGTGTTCACAAAGCTTCCGGTTGACGGGTCAACACGGTATTGGTATTCACGAAAGTTAACGGTGATACGTGCACGATGGGGTGTATTGCTCATGGAAGGTCCTTCATTCGGGTCAGTGGTTCCTTCCCCAACGTTGGCAATCACACTTTCCACCAGAAAGTTTCTTTTGTTCTCACCTACCTCGAACTTTCTCACCTGATTCATCACGATTTCCTCCACCTCGCGTGTGGCCTTATCGGTTTCCTCTATATCCGTTCCGATCGGCATTTCCAGAAATATGTTCACATACTTGGGCATATTCTCAGGAAAGAACAATGTTTTGGGAGGGAATACCCCCAGCAAAACAAAGGACAAGAAGAGCATAACAATGGTTCCACCCAGGAATGCAAGTGGTCTGTACCCGGAAAGTGTACGTGTCAGGAACCGCTCATAAAAATTCTCTACGCGCGGCATCACCCCATTCTGAAACTTATGAGCGCCAGGCACCAGAAGGAAGCCGTTCACCAACGAAATCACCACGCTAAACAGCAATAAGCTACCCATGGTAATCATTTCACCTGCATAAAAAAGGAGTGCCAATACGAAAGCAATGGCGGAATACCGAAACATGGCTTTTCGGTTTACCTTCTCCTGTTCCACCTTCATCCAGATTGCCGTGAATACCGGATTGATTACAAGCCCCACAAAGAGGGACGAGCCAAGTACGATAATCAGTGTCAATGGCAGGAATCCCATGAACTCACCCATCATACCCGGCCAGAACATGAGTGGTAAAAAGGCTGCCAATGTTGTTGCGGTGGATGCAATGATGGCCACGGCCACCTCACCCGCTCCTTCCTTGGCCGCTTGCCGTGCGGACATCCCCTCACTCATCAGACGGTAAATGTTCTCCACAACCACGATCCCGTTATCCACCAGCATACCCAGTGCCAGGATGAGCGCAAACAGCACCATCATATTGATGGTAGCACCCATGGCACCCAGGATCATGAATGACGTGAACATGGAAAGCGGTATCGCGATACCGACGAACAAGGCATTGCGCACTCCCAGAAAGAACAGAAGGACCAATACCACCAGAATGACACCTGATATAATCGAGTTCTCAAGGTTATCCACCATACTCCTGGTCATCTGCGACTGGTCATTGGTAAGGGAAACCGTAAGATTATCCGGTAAAACATTTTCTTCCGCCTCGTCGAGCACTTCCTGGATATGCTCCATGGCGGATATCAGGTTCTGACCTGCACGTTTCACCACATCAAGCATCACCACCGGTTTCTCGAACTCGCGGGCATAACTTTCCCGTTCCTCGAACTGGAAGCGAACATCTGCGATATCTTTCAGGTAAACAATGTTGCCATGCTCCT includes:
- a CDS encoding efflux RND transporter permease subunit encodes the protein MSDQKNTGVKREFFLSTLSVNNRSTVMVLMFIIVILGIVSYRSMPKASFPDIVMPQIYVGTAYPGNSPADMEKLISRPLEKEIKSISDVDKITSTSLQGYSTILVEFDFSVSPTEALRKVKDAVDKARAEPSFPTDLPAEPNIFEVNFSEFPILNINLSGDFSSDQLKEYAEYLEDRIEDIPEISKVDIRGLQEKEVEISVDMHRMEALKISFNDISGAVANENLTIAGGDIKVGGIRRTVRAVGDFESMEEIENIIVKQEHGNIVYLKDIADVRFQFEERESYAREFEKPVVMLDVVKRAGQNLISAMEHIQEVLDEAEENVLPDNLTVSLTNDQSQMTRSMVDNLENSIISGVILVVLVLLFFLGVRNALFVGIAIPLSMFTSFMILGAMGATINMMVLFALILALGMLVDNGIVVVENIYRLMSEGMSARQAAKEGAGEVAVAIIASTATTLAAFLPLMFWPGMMGEFMGFLPLTLIIVLGSSLFVGLVINPVFTAIWMKVEQEKVNRKAMFRYSAIAFVLALLFYAGEMITMGSLLLFSVVISLVNGFLLVPGAHKFQNGVMPRVENFYERFLTRTLSGYRPLAFLGGTIVMLFLSFVLLGVFPPKTLFFPENMPKYVNIFLEMPIGTDIEETDKATREVEEIVMNQVRKFEVGENKRNFLVESVIANVGEGTTDPNEGPSMSNTPHRARITVNFREYQYRVDPSTGSFVNTGVVMEDIRNAVKGKIPGVKIRVEKDNVGPPAGAAINIEVAGDDIDQLLTEGDRIKSFIESKNIPGIDELKLDIELGKPELIVDIDRAKARRLSLSTGQIASTIRTALYGSEVSQFKQGEDEYPIQIRFNDRYRYDAEALMNTRITFRDQTSGKIKQVPISAVASVHKSSTYSAVKRKNSRRVVTVFSSVTENYNPTEVVGQIKEAMNDFELPDGVEYKFTGEQEEQAKEMAFLGSALIIAVFLIFLIIVAQFNSATTPVLIVASVVFSLTGVLLGLVIFRMEFVIMMTMIGIISLAGVVVNNAIVLIDYTNLLRERRKAELGLGEDDRLPYDELVKCVVQGGKTRLRPVLLTAITTVMGLFPLATGMNINFFTLLSDFNPDIYFGGDNVVFWGPMSWAVIFGLTFATFLTLVIIPVMYLMKERLKYRLKRS